A genomic region of Zalophus californianus isolate mZalCal1 chromosome 1, mZalCal1.pri.v2, whole genome shotgun sequence contains the following coding sequences:
- the WDR83OS gene encoding protein Asterix, with product MSTNNMSDPRRPNKVLRYKPPPSECNPALDDPTPDYMNLLGMIFSMCGLMLKLKWCAWVAVYCSFISFANSRSSEDTKQMMSSFMLSISAVVMSYLQNPQPMTPPW from the exons ATGTCCACCAACAATATGTCGGACCCACGAAGGCCAAACAAAGTGCTGAG GTACAAGCCCCCGCCGAGCGAGTGTAACCCGGCCTTGGACGACCCGACGCCGGACTACATGAACCTCCTCGGCATGATCTTCAGCATGTGCGGTCTCATGCTCAAG CTGAAGTGGTGCGCTTGGGTGGCTGTCTACTGCTCCTTCATCAGCTTTGCCAACTCCCGGAGCTCTGAGGACACTAAACAGATGATGAGTAGCTTCAT GCTGTCCATCTCTGCCGTGGTGATGTCGTATCTGCAGAACCCTCAGCCCATGACGCCCCCCTGGTGA
- the FBXW9 gene encoding F-box/WD repeat-containing protein 9 isoform X1 → MELPPGPRDDPRAWEDDSDPESEPDPDAQAEAYVARVLSPPKVGQAPPRAPLLSAPVASPGALELRAASKGAPVGVPGLLSLPPELLLEICAYLDARLVLHVLPRVCHTLRDLVRDHVTWRLRAQRRVRAPYPVVEEEDFDWPTACIELEQHLSRWAEDGRWAEYFCLADGHFASIDSVLLLQGGALCLSGSRDRNVNLWDLRQLGVEPSQVLVKALGTEKNSTHKGWVWSLAALDHRVCSGSWDSTVKLWDMAADGQQFGEIKGKAAVLCLSYRPDILVTGTYDKKVTVYDPRVGPALLKSRRLHSSAVLALLADDRHIISGSEDHTLVVFDRRANSVLQRLQVGPPRGSRGTGAVAWPSLSCSVLYPSHSWTPTCSACPTRSPSSGLVTTRACCTSSPTATAASSLSGLLMWATGLRSQGSNTRWGPCTPRPPTRPSGCTCPRIRRRPSAPETTTMC, encoded by the exons ATGGAGCTGCCCCCAGGGCCGCGCGACGATCCCCGCGCCTGGGAAGATGACTCGGACCCGGAGTCGGAGCCCGACCCGGACGCGCAGGCCGAGGCTTACGTGGCCCGCGTACTCAGTCCGCCGAAAGTCGGGCAGGCGCCCCCACGCGCCCCTTTGCTGTCCGCGCCCGTCGCATCCCCTGGCGCCCTGGAGCTGCGGGCGGCGTCCAAGGGTGCGCCCGTGGGGGTCCCGGGACTGCTGAGCCTTCCTCCGGAGCTGCTGCTTGAGATCTGCGCCTACCTAGACGCGCGCCTGGTGCTCCATGTCCTGCCGCGCGTGTGCCACACACTGCGCGACCTCGTGCGTGACCATGTCACCTGGAGGCTACGCGCGCAGCGCCGCGTACGCGCGCCCTACCCAGTGGTGGAAG AGGAGGACTTCGACTGGCCAACAGCCTGCATCGAGCTGGAGCAACACCTGTCGCGCTGGGCGGAGGATGGGCGCTGGGCTGAGTACTTCTGCTTGGCTGATGGGCACTTTGCTTCCATTGACTCGGTGCTGCTGCTCCAG GGTGGAGCGCTTTGTCTGTCAGGTTCCCGAGATCGCAATGTCAACCTGTGGGACCTGCGGCAgctgggggtggagcccagcCAGGTTCTAGTCAAGGCCCTGGGCACCGAGAAGAACAGTACCCACAAG GGCTGGGTGTGGTCGCTGGCAGCGCTGGACCACCGCGTGTGCTCTGGTTCCTGGGACAGCACGGTGAAGCTCTGGGACATGGCGGCTGATGGGCAGCAGTTCGGCGAGATAAA GGGCAAGGCGGCTGTGCTGTGCTTGTCCTACCGGCCTGACATCCTCGTGACTGGCACCTATGACAAGAAAGTGACCGTCTACGACCCCAGAG TTGGCCCGGCCCTGCTGAAGAGCCGGCGGCTGCACTCCAGTGCAGTGCTGGCGCTGCTGGCGGACGACCGGCACATCATCTCGGGCAGCGAGGACCACACGCTCGTGGTGTTCGACCGCCGGGCCAACAGCGTCCTGCAGCGCCTGCAGGTGGGCCCTCCCCGCGGGTCCAGAGGGACCGGGGCGGTGGCTTGGCCTAGTCTGAGCTGCTCTGTCCTGTATCCCTCCCACAGCTGGACTCCTACCTGCTCTGCATGTCCTACCAGGAGCCCCAGCTCTGGGCTGGTGACAACCAGGGCCTGCTGCACGTCTTCGCCAACCGCAACGGCCGCTTCCAGCTTGTCCGG TCTTTTGATGTGGGCCACAGGTCTCAGATCACAGGGATCAAACACTCGCTGGGGGCCTTGTACACCACGTCCACCGACAAGACCATCCGG GTGCACGTGCCCACGGATCCGCCGAAGACCATCTGCACCCGAAACCACAACAATGTGCTGA
- the GNG14 gene encoding putative guanine nucleotide-binding protein G(I)/G(S)/G(O) subunit gamma-14 → MSSKGATGSDIGQARRAVEQLRMEAGIERVKVSKAAADLLQFCTEQAKSDPFLVGIPAAANPFKEKKPCAIL, encoded by the exons ATGTCCAGCAAGGGGGCCACTGGCAGCGACATCGGGCAGGCCCGCCGGGCCGTGGAGCAGCTGCGGATGGAGGCGGGCATCGAGCGCGTGAAG GTGTCCAAGGCGGCTGCCGACCTGCTGCAGTTCTGCACGGAGCAGGCCAAGAGCGACCCCTTCCTTGTGGGCATCCCAGCGGCTGCCAACCCCTTCAAGGAGAAGAAGCCCTGCGCCATCCTGTGA
- the WDR83 gene encoding WD repeat domain-containing protein 83 codes for MAFPEPKPRGPELPQKRVKTLDCGQGAVRAVRFNVDGNYCLTCGSDKTLKLWNPLRGTLLRTYSGHGYEVLDAAGSFDNSSLCSGGGDKAVVLWDVASGQVVRKFRGHAGKVNTVQFNEEATVILSGSIDSSIRCWDCRSRRPEPVQTLDEARDGISSVKVSDHEVLAGSVDGRVRRYDLRMGQLFSDYVGNPITCTCFSQDGQCTLVSSLDSTLRLLDKDTGELLGEYSGHKNQEYKLDCCLSERDTHVVSCSEDGKVYFWDLVEGALALALPVGPGVVQSLAYHPTEPCLLTAMGGSVQCWREEAFEAEGGTS; via the exons ATGGCTTTCCCTGAGCCGAAACCACGGGGCCCGGAGCTGCCGCAAAAACGGGTGAAGACGCTGGACTGCGGGCAGGGGGCAGTGCGAGCTGTACGATTTAATG TGGATGGCAATTACTGTCTGACGTGTGGCAGCGACAAGACCCTGAAGCTGTGGAATCCTTTGCGAGGGACGCTACTGCGGACTTACAGTGGTCACGGCTACGAGGTGCTGGACGCGGCCGG ctCCTTTGACAACAGCAGTCTGTGTTCCGGCGGCGGGGACAAGGCGGTGGTGCTGTGGGATGTGGCATCGGGACAGGTCGTTCGCAAATTCCGGGGCCACGCGGGG AAGGTGAACACGGTCCAGTTTAATGAAGAGGCTACAGTCATCCTGTCTG GCTCTATCGATTCCAGCATACGCTGCTGGGACTGCCGATCGCGGAGGCCTGAGCCAGTGCAGACGCTAGACGAAGCCAGGGATGGCATATCCAGTGTGAAGGTGTCAGACCATGAGGTCCTGGCAGG CTCCGTGGACGGCCGGGTGAGGCGCTATGACCTGAGGATGGGGCAACTCTTCTCAGACTACGTGGGCA acccCATCACTTGTACCTGCTTCAGCCAGGACGGGCAGTGCACCCTGGTGTCCAGCCTGGACTCCACGTTGCGGCTTCTAGACAAGGACACAGGGGAGCTGCTGGGCGA gtaCTCAGGCCATAAGAACCAGGAGTACAAGCTGGACTGCTGCCTGAGCGAGCGTGACACACACGTGGTCAGCTGCTCCGAGGACGGGAAGGTGTACTTCTGGGACCTGGTGGAG GGTGCCCTGGCACTGGCCCTGCCCGTGGGTCCTGGCGTGGTGCAGTCACTGGCCTACCACCCCACAGAGCCCTGCCTGCTGACCGCCATGGGGGGCAGCGTCCAGTGCTGGCGGGAAGAGGCTTTTGAGGCTGAGGGTGGCACCAGCTGA
- the DHPS gene encoding deoxyhypusine synthase isoform X1, with the protein MGLKEGHVTKQLPVPFCRFSRALLPALSYRSACRGLVRLEAPGGLARGGCDLGVRPLEHGGSSGGKGTRGGAGRCAEAQLGAALRELPSPRLRLQPRRGLPCATGGLRHHRLPGHQLRARSAASQRHEKKLEPLSQDEDHHADLTKSRRPLTGCTIFLGYTSNLISSGIRETIRYLVQHNMVDVLVTTAGGVEEDFIKCLAPTYLGDFSLRGKELRENGINRIGNLLVPNDNYCKFEDWLMPILDQMVLEQNTEGVKWTPSKMIARLGKEINNPESVYYWAQKNHIPVLSPALTDGSLGDMIFFHSYKNPGLVLDIVEDLRLINTQAIFAKSTGMIILGGGLVKHHIANANLMRNGADYSVYINTAQEFDGSDSGARPDEAVSWGKIRADAQPVKVYADASLVFPLLVAETFAQKRDAFVPEKNDD; encoded by the exons ATGGGACTCAAAGAGGGTCATGTGACTAAGCAACTTCCCGTCCCCTTCTGCAGGTTTTCCCGAGCCCTGCTTCCCGCACTGTCGTACAGAAGCGCGTGCCGAGGCTTAGTGCGTTTGGAGGCCCCTGGAGGCCTGGCCCGGGGCGGCTGTGATCTGGGAGTGCGGCCGCTGGAACATGGAGGGTCCTCCGGAGGGAAAGGCACCCGCGGCGGCGCTGGCCGCTGTGCTGAAGCACAGCTCGGCGCTGCCCTCCGAGAGCTCCCAAGTCCGAGGCTACGACTTCAACCGCGGCGTGGATTACCGTGCGCTACTGGAGGCCTTCGGCACCACCGGCTTCCAGGCCACCAACTTCGGGCGCGCAGTGCAGCAAGTCAACGCCATG AGAAGAAACTAGAGCCGCTGTCGCAGGACGAAGACCACCATGCAGACCTGACCAAGAGCCGCCGCCCACTTACTGGCTGCACCATCTTTCTGGGCTACACATCCAATCTCATCAGTTCAGGCATCCGTGAGACCATCCGTTACCTCGTGCAGCACAACATG GTGGACGTCTTAGTGACCACGGCTGGCGGTGTGGAGGAAGATTTTATCAAGTGCCTGGCACCCACGTACCTGGGCGATTTCAGTCTCAGGGGGAAGGAGCTACGTGAGAACGGGATCAACAG GATTGGAAACTTACTGGTGCCCAATGACAATTACTGCAAGTTTGAGGACTGGTTGATGCCCATTCTGGACCAGATGGTGCTGGAGCAGAACACGGAG GGTGTGAAGTGGACACCTTCTAAGATGATTGCCCGCCTGGGCAAGGAGATCAACAACCCAGAATCAGTGTATTACTGGGCCCAGAAG AACCACATCCCTGTGTTGAGCCCAGCGCTCACTGATGGCTCCCTGGGCGACATGATCTTCTTCCATTCCTACAAGAACCCCGGCCTGGTCCTGGACATCGTCGAGG ACCTGCGGCTCATCAACACACAGGCCATCTTTGCCAAGAGCACTGGGATGATCATCCTGGGCGGGGGTTTGGTCAAGCATCATATTGCCAACGCCAACCTCATG cggAACGGGGCCGACTACTCTGTCTACATCAACACGGCCCAGGAGTTCGATGGCTCGGACTCTGGCGCCAGGCCGGACGAGGCAGTGTCTTGGGGCAAGATCCGGGCGGATGCCCAACCTGTCAAG GTCTACGCCGATGCCTCCCTggtcttccccctgcttgtggctGAAACCTTTGCCCAGAAGAGAGATGCCTTTGTGCCTGAGAAGAATGACGACTGA
- the FBXW9 gene encoding F-box/WD repeat-containing protein 9 isoform X2, whose amino-acid sequence MELPPGPRDDPRAWEDDSDPESEPDPDAQAEAYVARVLSPPKVGQAPPRAPLLSAPVASPGALELRAASKGAPVGVPGLLSLPPELLLEICAYLDARLVLHVLPRVCHTLRDLVRDHVTWRLRAQRRVRAPYPVVEEEDFDWPTACIELEQHLSRWAEDGRWAEYFCLADGHFASIDSVLLLQGGALCLSGSRDRNVNLWDLRQLGVEPSQVLVKALGTEKNSTHKGWVWSLAALDHRVCSGSWDSTVKLWDMAADGQQFGEIKGKAAVLCLSYRPDILVTGTYDKKVTVYDPRVGPALLKSRRLHSSAVLALLADDRHIISGSEDHTLVVFDRRANSVLQRLQLDSYLLCMSYQEPQLWAGDNQGLLHVFANRNGRFQLVRSFDVGHRSQITGIKHSLGALYTTSTDKTIRVHVPTDPPKTICTRNHNNVLNGICAEGNLVVAASGGLSLEVWRLQA is encoded by the exons ATGGAGCTGCCCCCAGGGCCGCGCGACGATCCCCGCGCCTGGGAAGATGACTCGGACCCGGAGTCGGAGCCCGACCCGGACGCGCAGGCCGAGGCTTACGTGGCCCGCGTACTCAGTCCGCCGAAAGTCGGGCAGGCGCCCCCACGCGCCCCTTTGCTGTCCGCGCCCGTCGCATCCCCTGGCGCCCTGGAGCTGCGGGCGGCGTCCAAGGGTGCGCCCGTGGGGGTCCCGGGACTGCTGAGCCTTCCTCCGGAGCTGCTGCTTGAGATCTGCGCCTACCTAGACGCGCGCCTGGTGCTCCATGTCCTGCCGCGCGTGTGCCACACACTGCGCGACCTCGTGCGTGACCATGTCACCTGGAGGCTACGCGCGCAGCGCCGCGTACGCGCGCCCTACCCAGTGGTGGAAG AGGAGGACTTCGACTGGCCAACAGCCTGCATCGAGCTGGAGCAACACCTGTCGCGCTGGGCGGAGGATGGGCGCTGGGCTGAGTACTTCTGCTTGGCTGATGGGCACTTTGCTTCCATTGACTCGGTGCTGCTGCTCCAG GGTGGAGCGCTTTGTCTGTCAGGTTCCCGAGATCGCAATGTCAACCTGTGGGACCTGCGGCAgctgggggtggagcccagcCAGGTTCTAGTCAAGGCCCTGGGCACCGAGAAGAACAGTACCCACAAG GGCTGGGTGTGGTCGCTGGCAGCGCTGGACCACCGCGTGTGCTCTGGTTCCTGGGACAGCACGGTGAAGCTCTGGGACATGGCGGCTGATGGGCAGCAGTTCGGCGAGATAAA GGGCAAGGCGGCTGTGCTGTGCTTGTCCTACCGGCCTGACATCCTCGTGACTGGCACCTATGACAAGAAAGTGACCGTCTACGACCCCAGAG TTGGCCCGGCCCTGCTGAAGAGCCGGCGGCTGCACTCCAGTGCAGTGCTGGCGCTGCTGGCGGACGACCGGCACATCATCTCGGGCAGCGAGGACCACACGCTCGTGGTGTTCGACCGCCGGGCCAACAGCGTCCTGCAGCGCCTGCAG CTGGACTCCTACCTGCTCTGCATGTCCTACCAGGAGCCCCAGCTCTGGGCTGGTGACAACCAGGGCCTGCTGCACGTCTTCGCCAACCGCAACGGCCGCTTCCAGCTTGTCCGG TCTTTTGATGTGGGCCACAGGTCTCAGATCACAGGGATCAAACACTCGCTGGGGGCCTTGTACACCACGTCCACCGACAAGACCATCCGG GTGCACGTGCCCACGGATCCGCCGAAGACCATCTGCACCCGAAACCACAACAATGTGCTGAATGGG atCTGCGCGGAGGGCAACCTGGTGGTCGCCGCTTCTGGGGGCCTATCTCTGGAGGTCTGGAGGCTGCAGGCCTGA
- the DHPS gene encoding deoxyhypusine synthase isoform X2, with protein MEGPPEGKAPAAALAAVLKHSSALPSESSQVRGYDFNRGVDYRALLEAFGTTGFQATNFGRAVQQVNAMIEKKLEPLSQDEDHHADLTKSRRPLTGCTIFLGYTSNLISSGIRETIRYLVQHNMVDVLVTTAGGVEEDFIKCLAPTYLGDFSLRGKELRENGINRIGNLLVPNDNYCKFEDWLMPILDQMVLEQNTEGVKWTPSKMIARLGKEINNPESVYYWAQKNHIPVLSPALTDGSLGDMIFFHSYKNPGLVLDIVEDLRLINTQAIFAKSTGMIILGGGLVKHHIANANLMRNGADYSVYINTAQEFDGSDSGARPDEAVSWGKIRADAQPVKVYADASLVFPLLVAETFAQKRDAFVPEKNDD; from the exons ATGGAGGGTCCTCCGGAGGGAAAGGCACCCGCGGCGGCGCTGGCCGCTGTGCTGAAGCACAGCTCGGCGCTGCCCTCCGAGAGCTCCCAAGTCCGAGGCTACGACTTCAACCGCGGCGTGGATTACCGTGCGCTACTGGAGGCCTTCGGCACCACCGGCTTCCAGGCCACCAACTTCGGGCGCGCAGTGCAGCAAGTCAACGCCATG ATAGAGAAGAAACTAGAGCCGCTGTCGCAGGACGAAGACCACCATGCAGACCTGACCAAGAGCCGCCGCCCACTTACTGGCTGCACCATCTTTCTGGGCTACACATCCAATCTCATCAGTTCAGGCATCCGTGAGACCATCCGTTACCTCGTGCAGCACAACATG GTGGACGTCTTAGTGACCACGGCTGGCGGTGTGGAGGAAGATTTTATCAAGTGCCTGGCACCCACGTACCTGGGCGATTTCAGTCTCAGGGGGAAGGAGCTACGTGAGAACGGGATCAACAG GATTGGAAACTTACTGGTGCCCAATGACAATTACTGCAAGTTTGAGGACTGGTTGATGCCCATTCTGGACCAGATGGTGCTGGAGCAGAACACGGAG GGTGTGAAGTGGACACCTTCTAAGATGATTGCCCGCCTGGGCAAGGAGATCAACAACCCAGAATCAGTGTATTACTGGGCCCAGAAG AACCACATCCCTGTGTTGAGCCCAGCGCTCACTGATGGCTCCCTGGGCGACATGATCTTCTTCCATTCCTACAAGAACCCCGGCCTGGTCCTGGACATCGTCGAGG ACCTGCGGCTCATCAACACACAGGCCATCTTTGCCAAGAGCACTGGGATGATCATCCTGGGCGGGGGTTTGGTCAAGCATCATATTGCCAACGCCAACCTCATG cggAACGGGGCCGACTACTCTGTCTACATCAACACGGCCCAGGAGTTCGATGGCTCGGACTCTGGCGCCAGGCCGGACGAGGCAGTGTCTTGGGGCAAGATCCGGGCGGATGCCCAACCTGTCAAG GTCTACGCCGATGCCTCCCTggtcttccccctgcttgtggctGAAACCTTTGCCCAGAAGAGAGATGCCTTTGTGCCTGAGAAGAATGACGACTGA
- the LOC118356049 gene encoding uncharacterized protein LOC118356049, giving the protein MNRKLQGQRMGSAGVPRSPPPKRFISFLLAEPKLSSSVPHRLKAPPAALELKLRLEPERRALRSTEKRAALETDLLMERHRGQGAAAPAALSSLQEEGPGPVSSKVTGAQLRGRGGRKGGQGEGRRKGNLWPDPAPLAVPALLAGTEQGGHPGCGRHRAGRKCAEQVPKRARADLAAWRRPSSSPAPGARRRPPTHPALPSHQCRQNSRSFLNSRCRLHGRPHGLTQGFTNSTVSMQSGKWGGDRPSLAGCSAVHACVRGCTCERTCLYKDPPPRLLSPCLSLSRDCSAVLNLPSREAGPRGLPEVTPTESKGPLLPRSPTPPPLFVG; this is encoded by the coding sequence ATGAACAGGAAGCTCCAGGGACAGAGAATGGGGTCAGCGGGGGTACCACGTTCTCCTCCTCCAAAGCGCTTCATTTCCTTCTTGCTGGCAGAGCCTAAGCTTTCATCCTCTGTCCCCCATCGATTAAAGGCCCCGCCTGCAGCCCTCGAATTAAAACTCAGGCTGGAACCTGAGAGGAGGGCTCTCAGAAGCACAGAGAAACGGGCCGCCCTTGAAACAGACTTGCTTATGGAGAGacacagggggcagggggcagcagctCCGGCTGCCCTCAGCTCTCTTCAGGAAGAAGGCCCTGGCCCAGTGTCTTCAAAAGTCACTGGAGCAcagctgcgggggaggggggggaggaagggggggcagggggaggggagaagaaagggcaaCCTCTGGCCAGACCCAGCCCCTCTGGCCGTCCCCGCTCTTCTGGCTGGGACCGAGCAAGGGGGCCACCCAGGCTGTGGCCGCCACCGAGCTGGCAGGAAGTGTGCGGAGCAGGTCCCGAAGCGTGCGCGTGCTGACTTGGCGGCCTGGAGACGGCCGTCCTCTTCCCCCGCCCCAGGGGCCCGGCGGAGGCCCCCAACCCACCCAGCCCTCCCCAGTCACCAATGCCGGCAAAACAGCAGAAGCTTCTTAAACTCTAGATGCAGGTTACACGGAAGGCCTCACGGGTTAACTCAGGGGTTCACTAATTCTACTGTCTCCATGCAGTCGGGGAAATGGGGGGGCGACCGGCCCAGCCTGGCAGGCTGCAGCGCCGTACATGCGTGTGTCCGCGGGTGTACGTGCGAGCGTACGTGTCTCTACAAGgacccccctccccgcctgctTTCCCCTTGCCTCAGCCTGAGCCGGGATTGCTCGGCCGTGTTGAATCTTCCCTCCCGCGAGGCTGGCCCAAGGGGGCTGCCTGAGGTGACCCCGACTGAGAGCAAAGGGCCCTTGCTGCCAAGAagtcccaccccccctcccctgttTGTAGGATGA